Proteins co-encoded in one Methylobacterium sp. WL1 genomic window:
- a CDS encoding aldo/keto reductase, producing the protein MERRSFIQGAVLGAGLTGTGLAGAGSAGAAVSVPPLPNTRPQDPADLPLVTDPGELRGEMLYRPFGRTSEKISAIGMGGFHLGKSAVTDAEATRLIHEGVDRGITFMDNCWDYNDGRSELRMGAALAEGGYRDKVFLMSKMDGRTKEEALKQIDQSLLRLRTDRIDLVQHHEILRYDDPDRVFAEGGAMEGFLEAKKQGKLRYIGFTGHKDPRIHLQMLAVAQERGFHFDSCQMPLNVMDAHFRSFGHLVLPHLVAEGIAPLAMKTFGDGVILKADAPIKPLEYLHFSLNLPVSVVITGIQNQRDLDQAIEAVKTFKPMDKATVAELLSRSKPYALEGKYELFKTSATFDGTAKNAAWLGEDVQSVKKLAPTME; encoded by the coding sequence ATGGAACGCCGCAGCTTCATCCAGGGCGCCGTGCTCGGCGCGGGGCTTACGGGCACCGGTCTCGCCGGCGCCGGCAGCGCGGGTGCGGCCGTGAGCGTCCCGCCGCTGCCGAACACCCGGCCGCAGGACCCGGCCGACCTGCCGCTGGTCACCGATCCCGGCGAACTCCGGGGCGAGATGCTCTACCGCCCGTTCGGGCGGACGTCCGAAAAGATCTCCGCGATCGGGATGGGCGGGTTCCACCTCGGCAAGAGCGCGGTGACGGATGCCGAGGCGACGCGGCTGATCCACGAAGGCGTCGATCGCGGCATCACCTTCATGGACAATTGCTGGGACTACAACGACGGCCGCTCCGAACTGCGCATGGGCGCGGCCCTGGCCGAGGGCGGCTACCGCGACAAGGTCTTCCTGATGTCCAAGATGGACGGGCGGACCAAGGAGGAGGCGCTCAAGCAGATCGACCAGTCGCTCCTGCGTCTGCGCACCGACCGGATCGACCTCGTCCAGCACCACGAGATCCTGCGCTACGACGATCCCGACCGCGTCTTCGCCGAAGGCGGGGCCATGGAGGGATTCCTGGAGGCCAAGAAGCAGGGCAAGCTGCGCTACATCGGCTTCACCGGCCACAAGGACCCGCGCATCCACCTGCAGATGCTGGCGGTGGCGCAGGAGCGCGGCTTCCACTTCGATTCCTGCCAGATGCCGCTCAACGTGATGGATGCGCATTTCCGCTCGTTCGGCCATCTCGTGCTGCCGCACCTCGTGGCCGAGGGCATCGCGCCGCTCGCCATGAAGACCTTCGGCGACGGGGTGATCCTGAAGGCCGACGCGCCGATCAAGCCGCTGGAATACCTGCACTTCTCGCTGAACCTGCCGGTCTCGGTGGTGATCACCGGCATCCAGAATCAGCGCGACCTCGATCAGGCGATCGAGGCGGTGAAGACGTTCAAGCCGATGGACAAGGCCACGGTCGCAGAATTGCTGTCGCGCTCCAAGCCCTACGCGCTGGAGGGCAAGTACGAGCTGTTCAAGACGAGCGCGACCTTCGACGGCACCGCCAAGAACGCTGCCTGGCTGGGCGAGGACGTGCAGAGCGTGAAGAAGCTGGCGCCGACGATGGAGTAG